In Silene latifolia isolate original U9 population chromosome 6, ASM4854445v1, whole genome shotgun sequence, the genomic window ctcaataaagcttattaagagaccgtctctcaggagacctactcacTTGATAGGCTGGCTTCATCACATCACATAAAAAGGGCAGTTCGGTGCACGATAGCGTCCCTGCTAGGCGAGGATCCGGGGAAGGGTCCCACCACAAGGGTGTAATTGAGAAGCCGCCTGCTTGCTAAAAATGGCAAAGAGCCGCTCAAGATTGAACCCGTGACCTCACGGTCACAAAGCAACACCTTAACCGGTGTGCGCTAAGGCTCCCCTTCAACACGAGCGCTTTCCAGGGAGGCCACCCATCCTAAGATTACTTCGCAGACGCTTAATCTGCAAGTTCGATGGGATATATTGCATTAGTGCTAGTATGATCGCACcatcacatatatatatatatattatatataatataataaaatgaTTACCGCTAAGATAATTTGCAAATATAATGGAAAGATATAGGACAATCAGATCCATACAACCTTAGTACCTTACCCTTATGTTGGCACTTAGCAACACAAAAATGCTACAATAAGCCATCTCATTCAACAATTAATAAGAGAACAAATTCATAAGAAGTCAAGCATTGTGTTACCTTAATTACATTTGTACCACCTTTATTTACATCTATTCATACATACTTTTTTGCCATAAATCTATTCATATTATCAACACACACAAAAAACACATCTTGTGGGTTGGGCCGTTGGGGGGAATGAAATTTAATTTAATCCAATTTTACAGGACTTAGCAATGGCTTGTTGGCAAAGAAGGCCAGCAAATTCCCTAATGCAGTATCTTTAGCAGCCTGAAGCGATTCAGGAGTCAAAACCGCTTGATGAGGTGACATCACCACGTTATCCAAACCAAACAACTCCTTAGGCACGCTTGGTTCATTCTCATACACATCAAGACCAACCCCTCCTAGCCTTCCTTCCACCAAAAACCTCACCATTTCCGCCTCATCGATCAAACCCCCACGTCCAACATTAATCAAAATACCCTTCTTTCCCAAGGCAGTCATGACATCCTTATTGATCATGTGGCGGGTTTGATCGTTTAGGGTACAACAAAGGATGAGAATCTCGGACTCAAGTGCTAAGTTATGGACTGTGCCGTAGAAAGGGTATGGAGCCGATGGGTTATGGCTCCTTGACGTGTATGCGATGGTGCAACCAAATGAAATGAGTCTCTTGGCAACCCGTGAACCGATGCTTCCTAGACCTACAATGCCTACTCGTTTCCTGGTTAACTGCAATTAACACAATTGTCATGAACTCATGATTGAGGTTCAATTCAAATGTTATACATGAGAATTCTCAACAAATAATAAGCATTCAACTCGATGAAAATATATTGTACGAAACTATGATCAGACCAAAGTGGCTTGAGTGTAGTGGAAGACGGAGTCTTCTCAAAGCGTTGCAAAATCAAGAACGAATCGAGAGGTCCGGGTTCGACTCCACACGAGAGTCTTTGCAGATCCACCTGCCATCAAGGGCAACCTTGATGACTTAAATGGTCCCCGGGTTTGCAGGGCATTCGAGTGTGTTCCCTTgggtaaccaaaaaaaaaaaaaaaaagaaactatGATCAGCGAACAACCCAAACTGAGAATTGAGGATAACAAAAAAACATCTTACACTAAAACCAAGTGGAATCTCCCGACAAAGAGGCCAAGACCCGACCCGAACAAACCGATCAGCAGCGGAAATTCTCCGAAGCACATCCAGCAACAACCCTACAGCGTACTCAGCAACATCAGTTGAAAAAGCGTCAGCAATATTAGCAACGGATATCCCACGACGGCAACACTCAGCAAGATCAATGTGGTCGGTTCCGACAGAGGACCCGACCACGCACTTCAAATAAGGAAGGCAATCCATCGTGTCCTTCCCTAGTTGGGACAGCCCTGAACAGTACACAGCTCGGACTCCACCTGCGTGGGCCCGTAGGGTGTCCTTGTAGGCCTCTCTGTCAGGGCCCACGTCTGCTGTGGGGTCCAGCAGGGTGAAGTATGAGGAAAGGTGCTCGAAGGAGGAGAGTCCAGGGACGGGTTCCCGGTGGATTAGGAGTAGTGGtttcgggtttgggtttgggtttgggtggGGTTGGTAAGGAGTTTTGGAGTTTGCCATTGTTGAAAATGCGAGTGGAATTGGAAAAGTATGCGTTAGGCTAGTGAGAATGACGTGCATTATGTgttattataaacatcacttaCCACTGAGTAGTTCTCTTTAATGCGATTTTGTACTAATATTGTGTAAAACGGATCTTAATTATCTACAAGATAGCCATATATGGTAAAAATAAGTTGTCAAAATAATCTGTTTTACAATATATTTGTTTAACACCGTGTTGCACCGGTACTTGTATATAACCAAATGGATGAAAACGAGACGAGCTCGAAATAGAAATTGCTGATTAATTATGACAAGCTGCCAATTCAGTGGATTAATAGGCCTATATGCCTGAAATGAGTAAAGTAATGGAGAATGCAGTGGACTGTGAGTCTGTGATTGAGAAAGCCCTTGGTTTCTTAGCTTAACATAGTAATAAGATGAGAATTAGTCGAATTTCAATTTCATTTCATGATCTCCTAGTTAGTTATTCCGTGTTAAATAATACTCCGTAACAGCTATTTATAGATTTGGTGATGATTCCTATTACTGAGTTGGTGTAGCTTAACCCGGGTGCAATTCCTTAAATTATGCATTCTAATTTCAGTGATGTAACCGGAATTCTGTGTTGCTTTCTCTGTGAGCAGCAGTGTTCCTCCCTCTGCAATTTCTGCATTCCTTGTTTACTATAGTAGAATTAACAGCTGCATCAACGCAGGATTGGTTTGGTCAGTTTCTCGTTTAAGACAGTCACGTAATGAGATTAAAATGAGACTGATTCATATGATGTGCCGGTTATTTCATCAAAAATTAGTAAGTGGTAGACCTTGCAAACCTAACCGGGAAATTCAGGGAATGGCATTGCCTACTGCTCCGTATCAGTTACTATCAGATAAAGCAGCGAgtttattaagacattcatacaTGATTCTTTCATTAAACCCTAATGAAATACCTCGGAGTTTGGAGGCATGAAGCTTAATCAAATTTTACAGGACTTATCAAGGGCTTGTTTGCAAAGAAGGCCAACAAATTCGCTAGTGCAGCATCTTTAGAGGCCTGAATTGATTCCGGAGTCAAGACAGCTTGGTGAGGAGACAACACCACATTATCCAAACCAAACAACTCCTTAGGCACGCTTGGTTCATTCTCAAACACATCAAGACCAGCTCCTCCTAGTCTTCCTTCCACTAAAAACCTCACCATCTCGGGCTCATTGATCAAACCCCCACGACCAACATTGATCAATACACCCTTGTTTCCCAAGGCGGTCATGACATCCGTATTTATCATGTGGTGTGTTTGGTCAGTCAGGGTGCAACAAAGGATGAGAATATCGGACTCAAGAGCCAATTTATGAACGGTCTCATAGAAAGGGTATGGAACAGAGGGATTATAGCGCCTTGAGGTATATGCAATGGTGCAACCAAATGGAATGAGTCTCTTGGCAATCCGTGAACCGATGCTTCCTAGGCCTACAATGCCTACTCTCTTTCTTGTTAACTGCAAGTACCAGAAATGCCATTCCAttgattttcaattttttgataATTCAGATGCAAATTAAATGCTATAAATTATCGATAAGAATCCTCAATATTCagaaataacaaataacaattcGACTCAGAAAAGAAAATTGTACCACCTAAACCTTTTAGGAGTCTTTGATCTTTCTAATCGCTCGAGTATTCAAACTAACGGAAACACAATTGACATATTTTCGCTCTTCTTACATTGTTAACTTTGGAAAGGACAACTTCAATTTTCAAGGACTTTACATAGTTTCGCTTTTACTCGTAAAATTGGTATCGTGACAATAGTTCATGGGTTAGAAGTTTAGAACCCCTCCCTCCCGAAAAATCTTGTGTCCTCTCCTCCGGGAGGAGGGTACTACTTACACTCAAAAGGCAATCTTATCAAATACGTAGAATATTATAATAGCTTAGCTCTAAGGAGTACCCTACTCATGgaggacacaagaatttttcCCTCCTATATATTAGCTGGGAGGACGGACAGTTTAAATAAAGTTTTAAAACTGATGCAGGTGAAAATTGACCCGACTCATTGCCATCCCTAACTCTCGACTCTACGAATCCCGGTTTAATTAAGTCAACTATATGTAAATTCTTCCATTACAATAATAACAAGATCAGCAATTCAAAATGAGAAAATCCAAAGACAGAAACTTAACAACTCACACTGGAACCAAGCGGATAAGCCCCAGAAAGAGGCCAAGATCCGACCCGAACAAACCGATCAGCAGCGGAGATACTCCGGAGCACATCCAACAACAACCCGACAGCACAATCGGCGACATCATCAGAAAACGCGTCCCCATTATTAGTAACGGCTATCCCACGGCGACGACACTCAGTTAGATCAATGTGGTCGGTTCCGACAGCGGTACCGACCACACACTCGACGGCTGGGAGGCAGTCGAGCGTGTCCTTCCTTAATGGGGACAAACCCATACAGTATACCGCGCGGACCCCGCTTGCGTGAGCCCGCAGGAGGTCTTTGTACTTGTCCCTGTCGGACCCCACCTCAGCGGTGGGGTCAAGCAGGGTGAAGTACGAGGAGAGGTGCTTGAAGAAGGAGACATTGTAGTCGGGTACTCGGTTGATTAGGAGTAGTGGTTTCGGGTTCGGGTTCGGGTTTGGGTTCAAGATTGAGGAGTTTGTCATTGTCGGGAGGGTACGGGTGCGATCGGATGGAATGAGGGCTTGACTTTTGGGAAgggaataaatgaataaaatgatTGGTTTGGTACTTTGGTTGGTTTAATAGAGAAGCCAGATTCATGCCAAAATGTTATTAATTGTACTAAAATTTTGGCCGGTTACATTTTTTAAACCACCTATCAAACGAGTACGGCGTGCGGGGTTTGTGTTTGGCAAAATTCGAGTCAGATTTATTTTGCAAAGAGTCTTTTTTGTAACAGTCTTTTTAAAGAGATTTTTCACAGCTCCTCCTCAATTGcccctagacctggcaaaattgaCCTCACCCGAATGACCCGACTCAAATAATTCGACCCGACACCCGAACTTGACACGACCCGAATTGACACGAATTTTATTGTTGCAAACTGATTATTATCcacaaataacttgataataactAACCcgaaattgtaacacccctgattttcgttTAAATTAAAACTAACCTTTACATACAAAACTGGCCAAAATAcagggatattataattaatatacaaagtctattattacaaatccttttaaaaataaaataatacaaaCTGTAAAcaaactttttttaaaaaaactttaaataaaatcttcacTTCATTATCTTCACTGGGCATTTAAAATgccggctcgccactgcgggttatgagccaatCTATAAACTTCACTGGGCATTTAAAATgccggctcgccactgcgggttatgagccaaactTTAATCTTCACTGGGCATTTAAAATgccggctcgccactgcgggttatgagccaaactTTAATCTTCACTGGGCAGTTAAAATGCCGGCTCGCCAATCTGTGTGGTAAGAAGACGAGATCGGAGATGGCTTGCAGCAATATAATAAGTAAATAATCCTTATGGGAGTTATGGTAAAAGAAATTGAAggaaaagaaaattaaaattatGGAGGATGATATATGAGAAAATGATCAGGCGGTGGAGTTCAGTCTAGATAGttctattcttttttttttttaatatctttttttttattattattatttctttttttaaaaaatttatttattattaaccCAAAAATACGGGTATTACAACATTCCCCTCTTAAAGAGAGCTTCGCCCCGAAGCTTAAGCTTAGTGAGTTGTTATATAATTTTATGTTTGGCGCTTTAACTATCACATAAGTGCTAAATTACTCTGGATAAATAGGTTTACAGTTAAGGAAATAGTTGAGCACTTAGTCTCAGGAGTTATCTTCTCGAGAAAATTTTCTACCACATAACATACATAACATAAAAAACGTTCACAGCGAATATGTATTAAATATTTCTCTCATGATTACCATAAAGAGGTCACTTATTATCAGATTTAACCTGAGTGAACAGATCAGGGTATCACAATCCTTCCTCGTTAAAACAAAGTCCGCCCTAGACTGTAGAAATTCAAATTAAACAACTCAAAATTTTCAGAAAAGTTTCGAAAGTAAAATCATCGGCTTAAAACTCCTTGTCGAAAAATCATTCCAAATTAAACTCTCTATTTTCTAACAACCAAATTTAGTATCACTATTATGCAGGCTTCGTAACATTCAATCATCTAAAGGTTTAACTACCCCGTAATTCAACTCGTCTCACAAACAATGAAACTAAATCAAAGGCTATCTAGGCTTAACAATTTGTGCTTTATTGGGAAATATTAGCTTTCCTAAGTATATCACGTTTCTGTATTGAGATGCTATGGTTGCTTACACTGTAAGTTTCAATTATGAAACAAATAATTACAGGAACAGGAAATATAGCCTCAAGCTAAGTATTAAAGAGGAACTGCGTCTAAAAAAAACAGCAACATTATCACTAGATGTAGAGCACTCGCATCAATAGTCGAAACTTGAAAATGCGAAATGATGCAGTTGCAATGACAAAAATTATCTTTCAAAACCAACAATTACATATATACTAGAAGTGAAAGTTCTTTAAAGTTACTTTCTTCCAAAAAGGTTTAATTCAAGTTGTCAAGAAAACAAATTGCAAATCTTCATCATCACTGGAATGAAAGAATTCCTGTGCATTCAAAAACATATGATCAATCCAAAATGAAGACTTGTCAATAACGaacaaaattgaaaatttaatgattctaaagttcgtcctcgaactCAAAATTTAAAACAAATGGCGCCTCAAATTTTTGAAAAGAGTGAGAAAACTAAAATCAACAATGTCAAGATGTGAAGATCTCACCTAACCAAGACGGAAaaccgctctgataccaattgtaacacccctgattttcgtcTAAATTAAAACTAACCTTTACATACAAAACTGGCCAAAATAcagggatattataattaatatacaaagtctcttattacaaatccttttaaaaataaaataatacaaaCTGTAAAcaaacttttttaaaaaaaactttaAATAAATTCTTCACTTCATTATCTTCACTGGGCATTTAAAATgccggctcgccactgcgggttatgagccaatCTATAAACTTCACTGGGCATTTAAAATgccggctcgccactgcgggttatgagccaaactTTAATCTTCACTGGGCATTTAAAATggcggctcgccactgcgggttatgagccaaactTTAATCTTCACTGGGCATTTAAAATGCCGGCTCGCCAATCTGTGTGGTAAGAAGACGAGATCGGAGATGGCTTGCAGCAATATAGTAAGTAAATAATCCTTATGGGAGTTATGGTAAAAGAAATTGAAggaaaagaaaattaaaattatGGAGGATGATATATGAGAAAATGATCAGGCGGTGGAGTTCAGTCTAGATAGttctattctatttttttttttatatctttttttttattattattattatttctttttttaaaaaaatttatttattattaaccCAAAAATACGGGTATTACAGAAATAACCCGAACCCCAGACGCGGTCCGACCCAACCTGACTCGATGTTCGCAGATCTGAAATGACCCGACTCGAATCCGACCTGATTGACTCATTTGCCCGTTCTACTTGCCTCTTTGTCTCACATCTCTTCAAAGTGACGGATCTTGTCTattacaaatgagaatttgtatttATTTTGGGGTTGTATAATTGTTTGTGTGAAAACAAGATTAGTACCTTAAAGTATTTGGAGGTCGTAACTACCCTCCTAAACTTTGTGATCCACCCTTTAATGTAAGGGTTTGAGCCATAGTTGTAGATGCGTAATCTAATAAACAAcgctaaattacttataataatttAGCGCCTAAGGATGAATGATATAACTCCCAAACTTAAACACGGGAATCTCCAACGATACTTATATATCAAGAAGGATCCAATTACAAAACATCAACTAAAGTCTTCACAAGAGTACTTGTGGATGCTAAATCACAAACTAAAGTATAGATGGTTGATTACCTCCATGATCGGATAGGCTCGCCGTGCTACTTCTAAACCTAATCTACTCTACTATTAAGGATCTAAGATCTAAGGATAGACTAaattgtagttgttgttgtttgagttgGTTGTGTAAtattacggttttctatgtcaatgggtactctatcgagtgaggcttactctatcgagtaagtgtgtttttacgcaaaatagtagtctgtctgatgggtactcgatcgagtacgtgtgacactcgatcgagtaaaggtcactcgatcaagtaagtcacttactcgatcgagtaagttggtcttacgggttattttagccgggttttgttaataacgcgtgattggtataaaaggcttccgtcattatttttaatcatttttgttttctaaaacctttcaagaggaaaaaaaagagaagttaCGTAGTTTGCTTTCTTCGCGTTGTCAACAAATCCCAAGGCTAAGATTGTCGGATTGTCttattctttacgccgttgtgatcgtcgtgccaagggtaagcttcttgtataatttttataatgatttgataagtttgtttaaaaccctaattgggtaaatttgggggttttgggaggattGTACTGtttaggtgataattgtatgcatgtgtgttataggaggaggattcgtagaagaatggtattgattagctgctgtgacggtcgtgtgattgctattccatgtagggtttccctactcagtattgtttacatggctTTATTGATGGTTAATCATTGTGGTTGGTTTATATCatattggatttggaattggtgattgttgatagtataatgtggttgttgtataatCGTCCGTGGTTTGCGATGTGCgtactcggctgagtggagtcacttgcgggaatggtttcacacccttgattcgccttttgtggaacccgccacagaagggatgtgcacatttaggaacttgggtttatcgctcggatgagatgagcggggcttaggtgggaacggctacggtcccccactggcggtgtggaatacttgttgcaatgagtattctggcagggctatatACTTAgttgtgtagtcaggtgtgtggagttgtggtGGAGATTGGTTGATTGGCTTAGATTGTATCTTGTTTTCAGCtgtgttgttttgtgtaatcagtactgatcccgtttaattgttttaaaaactgtggtgatccattcggggatggtgagcagttattgagcaggtatgagatggcttgcgcgaGGGATATCTGGGATGAAATCATCACatgagtcactagagtcttccgctgtgtcatgaacttagtttatttcggttggtttgacagttttgagaaacagttgtatttactttatcagttttgagatttggacttgtatcactttaaacttatttgtTTAAGTACGTttttttattgtctatttgatatacattgcctcgggtaaccgagatggtagcattctcatgatttaagtggtcctggtaaggcacttggagtatgagggtgttacaaagtggtatcagagcgacgattttggaacatgtaactaatgaacccaatgaacttagggagtcaaaataaaatgaacccgggtaggagttgttaggagctaatgcaaagacttgggagacgtcctaaattcgcgatctcgccctacaactttgaaccggtcactatggggtgtgtctcgggatcgttatgtgtttatttATGTAAATTGCATATCTATATAGAAGTGTGTTGTGTGAATCGGTGGgtgaatgcatgtggaggatagggGAATGTTGTGGTGAAAAATGATGATTAATATGAGTATGTGTGTTGATTGAATGACGGAATTGCATGATAGATGATTTCTAATGTGGCtattagaaacatgtgaaatatgattatatatatatatatatgtatatatataaatatgtatatatatatatatatatgtgtgtgtgtatatatatatatacatatatatatatatatacacatatatatagaatcaggatcccgtacgaactaaattagggtgcgaaccgtacgaattCCTTCCCagtccttagattagattaattaaAGGCTAGGATTCTCAACCGGATGGGGATCCAGAATCAGGAATGGTCTCTCTTAGGTATGATAGCTGACTGGCTAAGTACTGATCATCATAGACACTGGAAACAAATCTGGGTGCAGGTAACTTTAGCATCAGATATGGATAGAACGAAACAAAAGGATCTTTTCATCTCAATTTCTGCCTGTCTCGGTCATAATCTTCAAGATAAAATTCCTTGTGGCAGTCAGGATGCCTATGTGGAAGAATCATCCTGCTTattctcttattgttaatatcATTTGTTCATAAAAATATTGTGGTTTTTGGGCCTAGTTCTCCATCTTAGCTTTTTAGCTGTTTGATGTATAGTGTGATAGCTTTTGCAAATTTGTAGTTTCTTTTcaattttgaaatgaaatgataatttttttgcaaaaaaaaaaaaaaatagcattTTCGAAAATTTACAAAATGTAGTTGGAAGAAAACAAGAGGATGGCACTCGACACCTAGATTATCCTAGTTCAATATAGCATGGCCGCATGTGAGTATATGACCTCCGACCTCCCCTCAACTAGTGCATCGTTCAACGATTTCAACCACTAGCTCATACTATCAAGCAAACATATCCAAACATAATAAAGATTCGAAAATGAACAAGTTTGATTAATTTGGAAGAACTAAAGAAGGCACATGAGTAATTACAACAGCAAAAATTATGGTAGTGATACCAACAAACACAAACATGAACACGAACACGCGCTCAAATTTTGTTATTACGATGCATCTGTATTAACATGATACTTAAAGGATGTTGGTATTGACTCCTTAACCGGCATTTGTCAATCCTGGGCTTCTGGCACTCAGGGCTAGCACGATTTGAGTAGAGGAAAAGGCTCCTTATTAGTCATTTAAGAAAGTTCCAAACCTTAAATGTCTCACATAGTCCCATACATCTAATACTAGGAAAAATTATATTTTGAGAGACACCGCCATATGAAAAAGTTAGAAAGTTGAGCCATGCCAACTCCGACTAAACATGAAGATATACACGTAGTAACAAAGGAGATAGACACATGAGAAGAAGCAAGAATGCCAAAACGAAAAGAGAAATATGCAGGAGTAGAATAACTCAATCGACCAATCGACTAAAGAGCAATGAATGCTGCAACCTCAGAGTCAACATAATGAGATCAAACACAAAAGAAACAAAATGTAGAGTAAAGCTAGAATAAGgagaagatgaaaaaaaaaaagagaaataaagtaaagtaATGGGAAAGTACATACCTATGGGGACGTAATTAGTAACACAGGTCTTACAATCAAGGTTAAGGTTGTAATGAGAGATATAGATGATGTGAATCTGTCCAGAAGTTTGGCGCTCAACAGGGAATTTGGCAAATACTAGATGAGTTATGTCGGGCAACTTAAACTCCAGGTAGTAGACAGCGAGGCAGAAGGTACCAGGTGGGGACATAGGAATTAAAGCATCGAACATGAGGTCAAACACATTAGAGGGGAAATCATCGGAGATGACAGGGTCGTCAAGTTCTTTGTCGTTTTGCAAGTCAAAAGCCTGGAAGTTGCGGCGGTAATGGAATAGAATGATATCATCAAAAACGCCAACCACGCAACTCCATCCAATACAGAAGAGAAAATCCCATCTGGGCAAACGATCAGGATAGAGAGCATAAAGGGAGCCAATGATAGGGAAATGGAAAAGGATGCGGTTATTCTTCGAGTCAACAAGAACTGGAGTACTGACATTAATGGACTTCGAACAATGGATAACATTGGCctctggtggtggtggtggaggacgtTGCAAGATACGCCAGTTGTCATGTGGTTTGAGTGGAAGGACTAATTTTTCCCCATGAAACTCAGAAATATTGTCACCGTAAAATTCCTCAAAATTACCTCCGAATACAAAGAGATTACCTTTATAGGTAGCACCGGGGACGAGTGGTAAAGGAGTCACACATTCGGGAGCGCTTCCATTGAGGATCATCGCTAACTAGATCAATACATGAAACGCGTGAATGTTGGGGATGCTTATCCTTAATATATTCGGGGTAGTCTTCATCGGCATCTGAACCGCCGCCAAGGATGTAGATGACACCACCTGAAATCGCC contains:
- the LOC141659016 gene encoding glyoxylate/hydroxypyruvate reductase HPR3-like, with product MHVILTSLTHTFPIPLAFSTMANSKTPYQPHPNPNPNPKPLLLIHREPVPGLSSFEHLSSYFTLLDPTADVGPDREAYKDTLRAHAGGVRAVYCSGLSQLGKDTMDCLPYLKCVVGSSVGTDHIDLAECCRRGISVANIADAFSTDVAEYAVGLLLDVLRRISAADRFVRVGSWPLCREIPLGFSLTRKRVGIVGLGSIGSRVAKRLISFGCTIAYTSRSHNPSAPYPFYGTVHNLALESEILILCCTLNDQTRHMINKDVMTALGKKGILINVGRGGLIDEAEMVRFLVEGRLGGVGLDVYENEPSVPKELFGLDNVVMSPHQAVLTPESLQAAKDTALGNLLAFFANKPLLSPVKLD
- the LOC141659017 gene encoding glyoxylate/hydroxypyruvate reductase HPR3-like — its product is MTNSSILNPNPNPNPKPLLLINRVPDYNVSFFKHLSSYFTLLDPTAEVGSDRDKYKDLLRAHASGVRAVYCMGLSPLRKDTLDCLPAVECVVGTAVGTDHIDLTECRRRGIAVTNNGDAFSDDVADCAVGLLLDVLRSISAADRFVRVGSWPLSGAYPLGSSLTRKRVGIVGLGSIGSRIAKRLIPFGCTIAYTSRRYNPSVPYPFYETVHKLALESDILILCCTLTDQTHHMINTDVMTALGNKGVLINVGRGGLINEPEMVRFLVEGRLGGAGLDVFENEPSVPKELFGLDNVVLSPHQAVLTPESIQASKDAALANLLAFFANKPLISPVKFD